TGACATCATTTCCCAAGGGACACAGTGGAATAGTGGAATAGGAAGACGCATGGAACGATGACTGGAATTTCTGTGAACATTATCTGGTGATTTTAAACCTTGCTGAGAAATTAAAGAAGACCTTCCTTAGTCTAAATTGTAAATGAGAAAATCAACACACCTGGGTCCTATTGGTGATACAAAAgtattttcttacttttttttacCAATTGAGATTTAAGTATTTAGAAATCTCAGTCTTTTTAAGACTGACTCATAGCCTCCGGTGAGGTGTCTTATGCTTTGGGCTGCAGCTATGGACATTGAGGCGAGGCATCATCGTTTCCGCCCAGCGACCTCACCATGCTGAGCGATGTCTTCGACGTGGTGTACATAACACTAGAGCTCCTGATCGCCCTGCTGTCTATCCTGGGCAACGTGTTGGTGTGCTGGGCTGTGGGACTCAACAGCAATCTCCAGAGCATCACCAACTTCTTTGTTGTTTCGCTGGCTGTGGCGGACATCGCGGTGGGTGTGCTGGCCATCCCCTTCTCCATCTTGATCAGCACTGGCTTTTGTGCCAATTTCTACGGCTGTCTGTTCATCGCCTGCTTCGTGTTAGTGTTGACCCAGAGCTCCATATTTAGTCTTTTGGCCATTGCCATTGATCGCTACATTGCCATCAAGATTCCACTAAGGTGAGTAACGTGGTTTGGATCCTGTAGAAAAGTGTtaaaaaggatagttcaccatagaatgaaaattttgtctttAGCCACCCTCATTTTGtttatatgactttcttcaaaatatgactTTCTGAAGAAAATCAAGGCTTTATATATAAAGAAAGTGAACAGGGatccaaaatgacaaaaagcacCATGAAAGTCACAAAAGAAGTATATACAACTTGTGTTGTAGTAGTGCAAACCCAAATATGAAGCTATAGCAAAATAGAAAATTTAATGttaataacaatataaatatagtcTTAAACACAaatgcctggtttcacagacaaggcttaaggctagtcccagactaaaatgaatgtttgagctgtcttaactgttAAAACCTTGccctgaaatatcttaaaatatatcagtgccattgttttgtctcaagatgcacaccagtaatgtttttacattaacattttcatgaaagcaacttaaatatcctaatctAACTAAGGGTTAGTCCTGGTTTACGCTAAACCCTGTCTGTAAAACCGggtcaaaatgttaaatgacttcatgactTATAATATAACACAGACATTGTCTGggtatttttttgtcatttaaggCTTAATTCTACAGTAGTCTGTCGTGTTCATTTCATTCACCATTGAATATAGAAAGAGCTTGAACcaataaaaaattaagttttgctgctttcctgtagctcagtggttagagcatgatgCTAtcatgccaaggtcatgggtttgatcccagggattgcacatacttagaaacaatgtatagtataatgcagtgtaagtcgctttgtataaaattgaattgcataaatgtgaatgtaaaatgACTTGTTATGTAAGGATGTTGTCAGAACATTCATTTTTGCACATTTATCATATTTAAGGGAGGTTGCAGCTTCTCTGATCCCTAATGGGACCATGTGTCTTGAATCTGCTTATTATTAGATTTTATTGACCATATGTTTCATGTCACCTCTGTGAAATTGTCTTGGCCTGTAGGTGAAAAAATATTTCTCACAGAACAGATCTTGAGTACTTTCCCATCTTCTTCTGTCTGAACATATTTACTATCTCTGATGGTAGAAGACCAACATTGCGGTTTGCCAATTTTGATTATAACCAACCATctttacaaaaaatactttttgcagGTGATAGGCCTGGCCATGTTGGTCCATCAAACCAGCATAAACCAGCCTTGACCTGCATGGAAGTGAATACCAGAGAAACTGGGTCTTTTCAGCAAGGAAATACCCACATGTGGCACAGTTCCCATACGTCGGGGCAAGCGTTCCATTAATCACAGCCACCTTACTAAAATGACGTGAACTTACGAACCCAGCATAGGGACATGCTGTATTCTTCCATCAAACTTCCTATTCCtggttattttggggtgaaaatgatttaaaaacctAGCAAGATCCAAACTCCTATTTTGGTGCTGTCTATGACCATAACCCATCATAAATCTGATgtattctggaatatttttgctAATAGTTTTTACAGGCCTCAATATTTCAGTATTTCAATATACAGAAGAGATTGACTCATGTTGATTGTCAATCACAAATCTTTAATTGGATgccatgtttctttttttttttagctctaTTCAGTATGTTGGGCTATCCCAAAGTATTGCGCATTATACTGGTATAATCTGATTTGGAGTGGTCAGTTCTGCTGGTTTTATTAAGGACATGTGTgaaagtgtgtgtctgtgtgtgtttttcaatGTCCTGTCGGTCTGTCCCTGAAGCAGGTTATGGGTGGGTGGTGGGGGTTGTTTTCTCTGTGTGCATCAATGAACTTTCACATCTGGAGAATGAGAGAGATAGAGGCCAAAGAACTCAGCTGTTCTCCCACACTGGCCAAAAAGACGCTCTGAAAATAGATTTGTGTTCCAAACAGTGACATTTCCAAGCACATTCCTTCTTTTTAATTGCTCCAATGAGAGGGTTTGGGGGAAATACTGTGAATGGATGCTAGATCCTTGGCGTTGTGGTTATCGCAAGGCTTTTCACGTTGAGTCAGAATTACTATAACTCCATGATTCTAAGATTTAGAGTAAGCCTATCTAACTTTGGTAAATATTGAGGTGCTCTTTACAAATGGTAAACTTAATGTCTCTTTGGAACCTTTAGATGTGCCGTCTAGACAAACTACAGCAAACATTTATAACTGGagagtttaaaaaacattttatttctctttttcagATACAACAGTCTAGTAACAGGGCAGCGTGCCAAAGGCATCATTGCAATCTGCTGGGTTCTCTCGGTCATCATCGGTCTGACGCCCATGCTCGGCTGGCACAAAACTTGCTCGGGAGAGTCCGTCAACAGCACCTGTCTGCCCGGCATGATGAAGTGTTTGTTCGAGGAGGTTGTGGTCATGGACTACATGGTTTACTTCAACTTCTTGGCCTGCGTCCTTGTGCCTCTGCTTCTCATGTTGGCCATCTACCTGCGCATCTTCATGGCGGCACGCCACCAACTCAAATGCATCGAGTCCAAAGCCGTGCCGTGCGAGCTCAAGTCCCGCTCCACCCTGCAGAAAGAAGTCCATGCGGCCAAATCTCTAGCCATCATCGTAGGCTTGTTCGCCGTGTGCTGGCTGCCACTTCACATCATCAACTGTTTCACTCTGTTTTGTCCACAGTGCGAACGACCGCCGGTTATTATCATGTACCTGGCCATAATCCTCTCGCATGCCAATTCGGTCGTGAACCCCTTTATCTACGCCTACCGAATACGTGAGTTCCGATACACCTTCCGAAAAATCGTGCGCTATCACGTCTTGGGCAGACGAGAGCCGCTCTCTAGCAACGGGAGCACCCGTACCTCGGCACGTGCGAGCATGGCGGACTCGCTAAGAATTAAAATCAACGGCCTGGTGCGTGACCTCTACGCCGACCAGAGCAGCACCACCAGCAGTTGTGAAAGTGCAGAGCCCGGGCACACGCACAGACCTGTTGGCACAGAAAACTCGATATCAGATAACCAGCCAGTGGTGCTTACTAACACTCACAAGCATCGGGTGGATCCTGTACTAAGACATCTAGAGTCGCCGCTTACCAGAAACAATCAGGTCATTGCTTGCAAGAAGCATACTGTCCTCGATATTAAGGATGGAAGGGATGTATCTTCGCCTCTTCACATCGAATCAAATCTTTTTCTGCAAACAACCCACTGCACTGACCTCACTGACATTTCCTGATAGCTGATACTTTACCATTGATGGATTCTGCTCGTATTTATTTGATACCCTGACAGAATGATGGGTTAAAAATATCAAAGACAAAGTAGaacttttgcattttaaagaacTTGGAAGACATTATAGTTATGGTGCAGCTGATCTGATCTGAGTGTCTATATTTTGATATTGTAATGATTGACAATGAAAACGACAAGATGTAAAGGTCAAGACAGAAGAGGTGTAAGGCGCTTCATGCAAACCCTTTTTATGAAAGATTCTGGCTCAGATTACTAGGACGCTGTCTTGTTATGGTTGGAAAGCTTAAATGAAAAActgcattaaaggtccagtgtgtaattttttggaggatctattgacagaaataaaatataatatacacaactatgtcttcagaggtgtataaagagcttacgcAATGAAGCgatttattaccttagaatgggctatttctatctacatacaccgtgggtccccttgcatataattcgccatgttctgtcagccgtcgtagtgtttcgaacgggagggggaggggtggagtgaagtgagcagttggttgcaattcgcaaccttgcagctagatttcactgactgggcCTTTAATGGAACATCAACTATTTGCACATGAATCCAAAGTTTAACATGCACAAACACCTTAAAACCACTGATTAAAGAGGCAAATTGTGACAGCATAAATAAACCACCACTGTAACCAAAACCTGCACCAATCACGAGGCAATTACAAAAGCGTCAGAATGTTTTGCTTGTGTAAACATCTTGTCTGAGTCAGTTGGTAAAATCCAGACTATGTCTGGCACAGTTCCTGAGTATTTGGTACAAATGATCTGAATTGATCTGTTCAGTGTTATTTTGGCGTGAGGCTAGCACAGCATTGCAACATATAGCAGTGCATGTGCTAAGTAAGGATGTGGCTATAAGTGTTAACTTGAGCTCTATGATGCgatagtattgctttttttctcaattttgtcagattttttttctaaatttaaacGTAATGCTGCCCGGTCGGTGTTGATAAATTATCATTTGCTTGTGTTTTTGTGCTAATTCTGTCTGTCATGATGTACGAGTAAGAGATCAGGTTGTTCACTGCTGAACAGCAATgaagcaaaacattttcttcTAACACATGAATAAAATTACTCGGCTGCATATGGACGGCTCTTATCGAATAACTGGACTGGACATACAGTTCCCTGATTACATTACGTCTTTAAAAAGACTACAGTTTGTATAATAAATGAAGATGTTTATGTGAAATTTGATTAATACTTCAGTCTGTCAAACCAAACAAGTGGTATTTGTCATGACTGAGTCATGTCAGACTAAATTCTAGCCAAGGCAAAACTCATTATGTGTCTCTGAACTTTTTCTTTTGACAGTTCCTGtctttaatgcatatttttttgtttgggtACTATTCTAGCATTttgataacatttacatttagtcatttagcagacgcttttatccaaagcgacttacaaatgaggtgaACAATTATAACACACAGTTATCAGCAAGTTACACCATCAAAATAATgcattttgattgtttttgttctgattatattttgttttttaagttgAGCAAACTTAGCTGCTGGGTTGAATTCATGCAATTTTCAAAAAGTCTtatgctttaaatgattttgGCCATCCACCATTTGCCCTCTTCCCAGCATGCACGGGTGCATTAATGATTAATATCATACATATAAATGATGAATATGTTTGAGAAGTTTGACTGTTTTATCTAAATTGTTGCTGTTGAGTGTTTGAGTAGATTCATTTTTTTAGTGTTTAtgtaaaaattatttatgtGGTGTCATTAAAGACAAGCACTTTTttcataacatttatatatttaattgaaaacaaacaaatgaagcatATAGTGTTAAACTATCTAAAACCACGTAAATAAAGAGAtcgaaaaaagagaactaataaaagcatttaaaaataaatataatgaaataaaacccaaaatatctgaaTTATACTCTTAAAAACCTCATACCTTAATTCTTCTTACAGTATACAGCTTCAACAAACGGACATAGGTCTAATTGATTTGTTTATACTAATGCTTTTTTTGTAAACTGACTGCATgatttattgttaaaatatCGCTAAAACTGTGTGTACTGTACGTGCTCAAAGAAACGATCAAATAATGATGGATTTATATTGTAACTCGTGTATTTTAATTCAAGCGTAAAGAAACAGGCTGTTATATGATTTTTCTTCCAAAGATGGGAGATTCgcagacacagagaaatgaagtgGCTATCCCTAGAGAGCGCTCCTCTTGGGTTGTGCTCTATCACACGCTGAAGGGTCTTATAAAtcctaacattttattttcccAGACTTTCCCCAAGTCCCGAAAGATTCCAGGTTAAAAAGGGTGCACTAGCAGTCTCCAGAGACCTTTTGAGATATCTGGAGTATTTTAGGCTAGTGTTCTTCTAAACTGAGCTCAAGATATGATACAGTGAGACCAGAGTGTGTCATATCAAAAGCAGACAAAAATATTGTTGTGGCTTAAAGATCAAGGGTGGCTATGATTCTGACACATTTGATAAGTTAAAATCATTATAGAGAAGGAGTTACTAGATAATAAAGCCCTCAGTGAGTTGACACAACTGATGACGTGAACAATAAGTGCAATTTGTGCAATAAACCTCTCCGTCAACGTTGAACAAATGTCCAAGTCCTTGTTTTTGTCTGCTATAGTATATCCATAGATGGGTATACTGTGAAAGTGATGCTTGTTTCACGGTGAAAGAGATAAATCCTCGTATGTAGAAACATGGTACGCCACACATTTAGCTTTTATTGAGGGTGAAAAAGCTCAGCAAACAAGCTGATTGGTTTAATCTTTGACATAAAGGTTGTAGAGGGCTTCATATCACATGTAAAGTTGGGAAAAATATCTGTTGATGAAGCTGATGATGTTTACACACCgataacattttgtttctggAAAGGCAATGAGGGAGCGTTGCATTCTGAGGAGTGTAGAAAAACTAATGGCTGAAATCTGAAGCTTATGCCTGTGTTGTCATGGAGTTGCTGTCTGTTTCGTAAAAGCTGTCACTGCCCAGATTGGGTATCAACCATAATGTCATAAAATAACATAGATGGGAATATACAATGCCAacacaatacagtatataccatATGAATATAAAGTCTTTTGCTCAAGGGTTACTGTACAATTACGT
Above is a genomic segment from Triplophysa rosa linkage group LG17, Trosa_1v2, whole genome shotgun sequence containing:
- the adora2aa gene encoding adenosine A2a receptor a, producing the protein MLSDVFDVVYITLELLIALLSILGNVLVCWAVGLNSNLQSITNFFVVSLAVADIAVGVLAIPFSILISTGFCANFYGCLFIACFVLVLTQSSIFSLLAIAIDRYIAIKIPLRYNSLVTGQRAKGIIAICWVLSVIIGLTPMLGWHKTCSGESVNSTCLPGMMKCLFEEVVVMDYMVYFNFLACVLVPLLLMLAIYLRIFMAARHQLKCIESKAVPCELKSRSTLQKEVHAAKSLAIIVGLFAVCWLPLHIINCFTLFCPQCERPPVIIMYLAIILSHANSVVNPFIYAYRIREFRYTFRKIVRYHVLGRREPLSSNGSTRTSARASMADSLRIKINGLVRDLYADQSSTTSSCESAEPGHTHRPVGTENSISDNQPVVLTNTHKHRVDPVLRHLESPLTRNNQVIACKKHTVLDIKDGRDVSSPLHIESNLFLQTTHCTDLTDIS